Within Topomyia yanbarensis strain Yona2022 chromosome 2, ASM3024719v1, whole genome shotgun sequence, the genomic segment CAGCTCTACCCCAGGAATGGGCGAACCCTCACGTCCCTCACGAGCCCCGCGGTGGCCTTTGTTTTTGTAAGTTGATATACGCGAAAGAAGTTTTTTCCATTGAGCCACTGAAAAAGAAGAAACTTTATTTATTGTTGAATTAAGCCACGAAATGGCGGATGATGTTCACCATGGGTGAGCTCCTCGAATCGGCTAATAGCCGTTGGTTCCCATTGATCTTCGCCAGTAGTTGACGTGACTGTATTGTTCGGTTCCACTTGTGCAAGGAAACATTCAATCGCTTGGAATCGGAGCGCTAAGAAATCCGGCCGTAGTTCGTATACTTCCGATGGCTGAATATACTGGTTATCGCCATAGTCGACGAAGTACAAATCTAGAACAATTTCCCCGGGCTTGAACTCATTCGGCAAAATAGCGACTATTTCAGCACGGTACCATTTACTGTCTGCATTGTACTCCGCCGCAACAATTTGACCGAGGTACGGCTTACGAATCTGGTGAAGCTCGCGGCTTTCCTGCTGATTGTAGTATTCGGTCATAGCTTCCACCAGAATATCCAGTTCAGTTGACTGCGGTCCAATAAGCTGAAGATAGAATCGACTGGGTGAAACAACCGCGGACACGAATACCTCTAGTTGACCGGAGGAGTTCGTTGTTTTGAGCTTCTCAACCGTCGGTGGAAGCACTTCTCGGGGAGTTGGAGTAGCAGTAACGCTACCCGGAGGTGTGCGAATGCGAGGCTCCCTACGAATTTCCAAATGTTCCTGGCTTCGTCTGAGATCGGTGTcatcttttactttttggtcgATCAGTGACTTCGCAACGCTGATTTGATTCTCAGTCCCAGTTATCATAATGCGACGACTTTCGCCGAGAGTGCGAGTCCCTTCGATCCACACCTTCGCCATAGATTTACGACAGATTTCTTGCAGCGCATCGCCACACCTTCCTGAAAATGTGCAATAATAAGGGCATTAATTCTGCAATAGGTTTTGATTGTACTGAAACCTACCTAAAATTTTTCCACACGCAGTTTGCGGTACTAATACTTCTTCGGTGAATATAATCTGGCGAGTAGCTTCTTTCATGATTAATTCTTCCGCTTCTCGTATTCCAGTTTCGGTTCCTCGAATTTCACAGACTTGGTGCAGCTCATCCTTTTCTCGGAAAGTGATCTCCGTTCTCGTACTGTTTTGAATGTGTTGTAAGGTACAACTCTTTCGCCCAATCACCAGTGGTACAATTTTGTTCGATAATGTTATCTCTATTACCTTAATTTCCTCCCTACTCATCATTCGCATCAGTTTGGCGATTTTGGAGAATCCGTCTTCGCTGGATGCATCGTCGACGGGATCTTTCTT encodes:
- the LOC131682314 gene encoding tudor and KH domain-containing protein homolog; the encoded protein is MKTPATIPIILGLSLLSVGGACVYAFLKKKKDPVDDASSEDGFSKIAKLMRMMSREEIKVIEITLSNKIVPLVIGRKSCTLQHIQNSTRTEITFREKDELHQVCEIRGTETGIREAEELIMKEATRQIIFTEEVLVPQTACGKILGRCGDALQEICRKSMAKVWIEGTRTLGESRRIMITGTENQISVAKSLIDQKVKDDTDLRRSQEHLEIRREPRIRTPPGSVTATPTPREVLPPTVEKLKTTNSSGQLEVFVSAVVSPSRFYLQLIGPQSTELDILVEAMTEYYNQQESRELHQIRKPYLGQIVAAEYNADSKWYRAEIVAILPNEFKPGEIVLDLYFVDYGDNQYIQPSEVYELRPDFLALRFQAIECFLAQVEPNNTVTSTTGEDQWEPTAISRFEELTHVAQWKKLLSRISTYKNKGHRGAREGREGSPIPGVELYDTTPDGADINIALELVNEGHAKTTMNFGDLNRSHVLRLDGGSQTSSFERLNDLSSESTTGSISSIVSTINISRKTLQQSANEEPTSTDSFSTVLPEFTATSSTEHEKSEDGSANQTEPTSSCLADSSDAIKKDIAFNNILQAENTSLCLKNDSSNSVTTNSRNNDTINSNGLHSLDCNEFVK